TGTAAATTGTAAAACCTAACAGtaagcaaacaacaacaacaactaactAAAAAGTCAGTATTACTTACAACTTTATATTACTcgctaattatttttatttttattttttagttggTATTTTTAGTTGTCTCTAACTATTCTGCATTTTCCAAAACTACCTTTGAAATTAGATTTACTTTCACTGCAATTGTTGTCATATACCTTGTACAATATGAACCCATCtattacagatttattatacatttatatagtaGGTTGTATAAGTACAACAATTAATAAGGTTTACTAGGCTCATACCATGTCATTAAAAAACAATCCATCTGTATACATCAATATGTTGTGAGTAGATTTAGTATATACAATTAAgtataattaaatgaaacattaacATAGAGAGCATAGTATTGCAAATTTTGTGTATGTTTCAACTTACCACTTTGTTCCTCAGAATTGAGGcgttttattatgttattttctttatattaccAAGATCGTGCCAGtcatttcagtgaaatttagtAACACAGTTttggttttgcactaaaataatTGATCAGTACTTTGGAGTTTGTACCACATATTTCCCCGGCTCATACTCAGAACTTAGGGGACTGTGAAGTAAAAAAGCGTTACCTGTAAGAGATAACAGATTATTTGGGGAAAacagtactttttaaaaaatattagaattaGAGATTATTCCATCCAAATATCTGACAAATCATATCTGACTATCAATTTTCATATTTAGGCTTCTGCAAAAAGGTAGGTAGCTTTCATTTCTCCAGCcattattaatttaacattattgtGTTTTAAGGAACTGGAACAATAAGTCATATCAGCAAGAGTCACCAAAGAGACAATCCTCTGCTCAATTATGTGGTGAATAACTCTTTAAGGGAGCATCCAGTGCTGACTAAACTGCACTTGGTACGTGCACTCACAAGCATATACTCCAATCACATTTTTCCAATTCACAAATCTAACGCAGTAACGACAAAAAATCACTAAGATAAAAATCCATTACATACATGCATAATTCTACAAGCCTGTTTGATATTACAGACACTAGAGGTCAGTAAAATCTAGCATATGAACAAAAGATGGCTAACAAAAACATAACTAAAAATCACATGTGCATTCCATCTTTACCTATAATGCTTGCCCAatgcttttttgtttgaaataatCTGTATTTCTAATTCACAGAGAACAATGGAAGATCCTGAGAACATAATGATGGTGGCTCCAGAACAAGCTCAGTTCATGGCTAATCTAATAAAACTGATTAAGGGCAACAAAACCATTGAAGTAGGTGAGAATGCAAGTTCTATTAAGATGTCTGTACATTCCAGTGAATAACAGATGCATATCTCTGAAAAAATGATTCTGGTTTCGTCTCAGGCATGTATACTGGATACAACACCTTGAGTATGGCTTTGACCATTCCTGAGGATGGCCAAGTGGTGGCCTGTGAAATCGATGATGATTATGTGCAAATAGCCAAGCCATTCTTTAAAGAGGTTTGTGAACACAAGCTACATAAATTTAccaaaaatttttaaatggtcGGTTCAAAATCCATGAAGGGTCTGCGGCTTTGAAGATCTCTCAGGATTGTGACAAATGGCAAAGAAAGGCTTGTCAGGTTTAAAGGAGAACATCACTCTTTTTGCATGTATTCATGGACTTTTGCTCTATTTAAAAGAACTGCAAGGTAGCTAGCTACATTTTACAGATTGATTTCCTCCAATCCCCTGGTGGATGGACAGTATGTAGCCTAATTACCTGGAAACTGAAGAGATGCAGAAATGTCTATCAGAGATGAGAGAATGCTGACCGAAGTAGTTGTCGATGTCAGCTTCGGTGTCGGTGTCGACACAGCTTGCAAAGTCAAGCATCACAGTACTTTGCTTTACTGTGTTTTTGTATCCCAAGGGCAGAAGGGCAGCTATTGCACCACACAACCATGACACAATTCAAGAGAAGGAATAACCAGTGCAATTCTTCTTTTTCAGGCTGGAGTAGAAAAGAAAATTGACATCCGCCAACAAACAGCACTTAAAACCTTGGGTAATGTTGATATATTTTAGCTTTACACATTCATTCTCTTTCAATCTAAGCTGTATACGACTATGACTTGTCAATGATTTGGCCTCTTTACAGATCAACTCCTTGAGGCTGGTGAAGCTGAAACCTACGACTTTGTATTCATTGATGCTGACAAGAAAAACTATGAAAATTACTATGAAAAATCCCTCCAGCTTATTCGTAAAGGTGGCATAATAGCTATTGATAACGTAAGTATGAAGTAGATTAATAACTGTAAGTGTCTGGAAAATCTGAATATAACAACATAATTAACGAGGATAACAATGTCCTCACCGAGATGGCACACATGCTGATCTGGCATCCCTGCACTCCTCAGGTCCTTTGGGGAGGAAAAGTCATAAACCCTGACAAGGATGACATCACCTCCCAGACCATTGACCAGCTGAATAAGAAACTCCACAAAGACCAGCGAGTGGATCTGAGCATGCTCACTGTGGGTGATGGCCTAACACTGgctattaaattataaacatttccTGAAAATAGTGCCCCATGATAGACCTTGTATAATTGTTATTGATAATTAATTATAACTTAATCATATATTATGTGGCTGTTTATTAAAGACATAGACATCAATCAGCAGCTCACTGATCTCTTTTACTTACTGTCTTGagaaatgttgaataaattgaaaaattcAGAGCCTGTTTAATCCCTATTTTTCGAGCacagatttctttaaatgcagtCTGAGTGAATTTTGTAGGCTACTGCATTATCATTGTAGCTGAATGCCTATATATACTTAAAGTAGTGGAGAGTAATAGAGTACACATACTTCTGTTTTCTTCTTAAGGACCTATTTAAAGGACTGACACAAGGCTTCATGGGCAGAACTACTGCAGTGCAGCCGATGCACTTGATGTCACTGTAGCTAATTGCTTACTTCAGACTTAAGCGTGGATCACGGCACTAACAGTTAAATTATGCCATTTAACTCCTTCCTTCCTTAGAAGTAGATCATGTCAGCCAAATAAATCTAATTCATGGTGACAATTTACTTTTCTATTATACATAGTGCATTATTTGAAAGGTAATCCACATTTTTCCTAATTTTTTAGAAAACTGGAAGGTGTCAGAAATGCATGTCGTATCTAATAGGATAAGTCTAATTTCCTCAGATGATTTAGAAGTTGCTAATGGTCAGTGCAAATACATTTCTTTCCTTATTTGACGTTATTAGTTTTTAACAGTGCAGCAACCCACCAGCCTACTTGGCAAAAGCATTAGAATGTTTTtagattataaatataatattggAGCCCAAAAGAAAATCAAGAGGAAAGAGAATTAACCGGAAAGGGCAAAGCTTccataattatattatattatatttcacatCATTCTGGTCCTTTTGATAACTCTGGTATCTCCCTCCTTGATAACAATAATGCCAAGATAGTGCAGTGGCATTATCGGTTGCCATGTGAATGACCTGTTCCTTGTTTTCTACTTTGCTATGATAGTTCATATTAAGAAGGCATAGACAGTACTATTGGCCATAACAGGGTACAATATCACTGactttttatgaaatattaggTTGTGGAAGTATGCACATGCAATTACTTTATTTGGAAAGGCAATGTGCATAGGACCAAAATAAACCCTGCACAGAAGACATCATGACAAATACCACTGCCATGTTTAATTATACTTTTGAAGAAAAACCAAACAGATGCTACTTCTGACTCAATGAACCGAAGAGATTTTTACTTTGCTGGATTCCTAAGTTGTTTGTACCTACAGTTTGAGTCAATTGAAAAAGAAAGCACTAATCCTTTACTTTTACATTAGACACTTGTGTTAaagttactgtttttattttggacaactgattatttaaaaaaaaattgttcttcGACAGTTCTTTGGTAATGGAAATGGTTATATTCGTACTCCTGTCACAACTGTCCTGTGGTTTCTGCCTTTGGGTTAGCCTTTTCAGGTTTCTTTGCAATcaaattaaatgcttttttttataattataattattattattaacattatgttATGTATTATACTATTTTCCACAAAGATTCTGATACTGAGTACACTGGGAATGGTATGAGTTTATTGGACATGTGATTTTGCACAATGATCCCTAAATGTACTTTGACCTAAATTGACTAATAAGCTTTTCTTGGTGAACAAGAAAAGCCCAAAAGATGTATACCTATGATGCTTTTATCAATGTTACATacttttcaaagaaaaaaattgtttctcTGTCGTCCTGTGTACTGTTTGTGTTACCTGAAAACGGCCATGTGTTTGATTAGTGTTTTGTATTGCCTTTACATTAAATGGGGGAGACATTAAACGTTTGTGTTTAAGGAATTTTAATAGCAGGCGGTGGCCGCTAGATGGCGCCAGCACTCCTTTCTCTTAACTTGTCCGCCAACATTcaacagaatttatttttaaagtataaaagaaatattGCAAACTGTTAAAATCAGTATGAGTAGAGATTCAGGTTGAAGACAATATTTCACGTGCACTTAACAGGCTTTTAATTAGTTATTATCATGACTGGGTCCAGGGTTCACTGGACTGTCACAGGATTCATACTTCCACGCATTCGGTTTCGTTTAACTTGATTTGCAAAGAAATAGAAAGTGAAAGTTAAGTGAGTAGTTAAACTACTCTACACTACTCGACTCTACTCGACTCTACACTACTAACTATTCGCGAGCGGTTTTCTGATATCATAAGAGAAGCCTTCCTTCAGACAGTGAGTGATTTTATGCTTTACACCCTTTTAATGTAACTGTTCTCTACCAGGGCACAAAACTGTCCTAATATGgctttatgtgtatatatacatatatataaatcttataatatctttatatatatatatatatatatatatatatatatatatatatatatatatatatataaagatattataagatttatatatatgtgtgtgtgtgtgtgtgtgtgtagatatataTAAGATAATATCTTATAGATCTGTTATCAGATAAGATAAACCAGTTTTATGCAGattcaaacaaatgaaataatgtcGGATGTTTAGTCCTTCTTACACTTCAACACATGACAGAAATAATGTtgccaaaaacacactgcagcatTGTGTCTTTTTCGCTTTACAGAAAGATGCTTGAGGAGGAACTTAAGAAACTGGAGTGCCACTTCACTTGGGACTTACAGAAGGAGGATGCTGATCTTAATTACCTGGAGATCAAATTCACTGAGAGTCTGTCGGTCCAGACTGATCATGTAGGGaatatcagacagagagagttaaATTTTTGTGCTTACGTCTATCACTTGCAGGGCTTCAGTGACAAGGCACGCGAGTGTTTGGAAAAAGCAAAGGAAGAGCAAAATGATAATTCCCACAATATAGTCACGTATGGAAATTTAGCCTGGTTGCACCATCACATGGCTGATGATACCATGGCCAAAGTATATTTGGAGAAATTGGCACAAAT
This sequence is a window from Pangasianodon hypophthalmus isolate fPanHyp1 chromosome 3, fPanHyp1.pri, whole genome shotgun sequence. Protein-coding genes within it:
- the comtd1 gene encoding catechol O-methyltransferase domain-containing protein 1 isoform X1 — translated: MISRIIFSVFLFLALSGTGTISHISKSHQRDNPLLNYVVNNSLREHPVLTKLHLRTMEDPENIMMVAPEQAQFMANLIKLIKGNKTIEVGMYTGYNTLSMALTIPEDGQVVACEIDDDYVQIAKPFFKEAGVEKKIDIRQQTALKTLDQLLEAGEAETYDFVFIDADKKNYENYYEKSLQLIRKGGIIAIDNVLWGGKVINPDKDDITSQTIDQLNKKLHKDQRVDLSMLTVGDGLTLAIKL
- the comtd1 gene encoding catechol O-methyltransferase domain-containing protein 1 isoform X2 gives rise to the protein MISRIIFSVFLFLALSGTGTISHISKSHQRDNPLLNYVVNNSLREHPVLTKLHLRTMEDPENIMMVAPEQAQFMANLIKLIKGNKTIEAGVEKKIDIRQQTALKTLDQLLEAGEAETYDFVFIDADKKNYENYYEKSLQLIRKGGIIAIDNVLWGGKVINPDKDDITSQTIDQLNKKLHKDQRVDLSMLTVGDGLTLAIKL